The genomic region CGACAAGGCGTCGGCCGCGCTGATCCGCGACCTCAAACAGCGCGGGATGCTGGACGACACGCTGGTGATCTGGGGCGGCGAGTTCGGCCGGACGCCCATGGTGCAGGGGGGCTCGGACGGACGGGACCACCACCCCAACGCCTTCAGCATGTGGATGGCCGGCGGCGGTGCGAAACCCGGAATCGCCCACGGCGAAAGCGACGATCTGGGCTTCTCCGTGGCCCGGGACAAGGTCCACGTCCACGACCTGAACGCAACGATCCTGCATTTACTCGGCTTCGACCACACGCGGTTGACCTACCGCTTCCAGGGTCGCGACTTCCGCCTGACGGACGTCCACGGCCGAGTCGTCAACGAACTGATCGCCTAGCCAGCTTGGCGACGTTCTCGCGAACCGCCGCGGCGCGAGCCTCGGCGGCTCTCGCTTCCTGGCCACGGCCAAGGCGGTCGAGAACCTGAGCCCGCGCGTCCAGAGCCACCGCCAGATCGGCGCTGTCCGGGTTGGCGTTCTCGTGAATTCGGATCGCACGGAGATAGTGGGAATCCGCCAATGCCAGGTCGCCGGCGCGAGCCTCGGCGTCCGCAAGTTCCTTGATCGTCAGCGCAAGCCGTGGCGAACCCGCGCCGACGTTCTTCTCCTCGATTTTCATCGCGCGCGTGAAGAGCGGAACCGACTCGGCGTCCTTCTGTAACTCGCGTTCGATGACTGCCAGCAGATAGACCGCATCAAAGAGGACGTCGTCGCGGGTTCTGGGATCATGCTCGCGAGCCTCGATCACCCATTTCGCCAACGGCTCAGCCTGCGCGAACTTCTTCTGGGCGCAAAGAACTCGGGCCAGGTCGTGATAGCTTCGCGCCGTCAC from Paludisphaera rhizosphaerae harbors:
- a CDS encoding tetratricopeptide repeat protein gives rise to the protein MNAKHLPSILLVAAFTVVTPVLAGGDELVEQQALFDMSHYHDIGWSAFRRGEYELAEFRFSKAIESISPYQKNHLGVTARSYHDLARVLCAQKKFAQAEPLAKWVIEAREHDPRTRDDVLFDAVYLLAVIERELQKDAESVPLFTRAMKIEEKNVGAGSPRLALTIKELADAEARAGDLALADSHYLRAIRIHENANPDSADLAVALDARAQVLDRLGRGQEARAAEARAAAVRENVAKLARRSVR